The Kiritimatiellia bacterium genome includes the window CCGATCCGCCCGCTTTTCCCCGAGGGGTTCTTCGACGAGGTCCAGGTCAACAACGCCATGCTCTGCGCCGACGGCGAGAACGAGTCGGACATCCCCTGCATCAATGCCGCCAGCGCGGCCCTGACGCTCTCCGAGCTGCCCTTCCGGGGGCCGGTCGGCGCCGTGCGCGTCGGCCGCATCGACGGCCAGTTCGTGTTGAACCCGACGCACAGCGAAATCGAGAAGAGCGACCTGAACCTGATCTATGTCGCCTCGCGCGACCTGCCGCTGATGATCGAGGGTACCGCCCAGGAGATCAGCGACGCGGACATCGTCGCCGCCATGAAGTTCGGCCACGAGGCCGTCGTCAAGCTGGTGGACGCCCAGCTCGAGCTGCGCCGGCTGTTCGGCCTGCCCGAGAAGAAGATCCAGGACAAGCCCGTGCCGGAGGATATCCTGCAGAAGGCCCGCGAACTGGCGGCCGCGGACATCGCGCAGGCGCTGGACATCGACGACAAGCAGACCCGGGGCGCCCGCCTCGCGGAGATCGGCGACGCCCTCAAGGCCAAGCTGCTCGAAGGAAAGCCGGACCTGGACGACGTGACCTGGAAGCGCACCTTCGACTCCCTGGAGATCGAATGCGTCCGGTCGCTGGTCCTCGACAAGGGCCGCCGCATCGGCGGCCGCGCGTTCGACCAGCTGCGCCCGCTGCATGCCGAGGTCGGCCTGCTGCCCCGCACGCACGGCTCGGCCCTGTTCAGCCGCGGCGAGACCCAGGCCCTGGCGACGATCACGCTGGGCACGGGGTCCGACGCCCAGGAGATGGACGCGCTGACCGGCGGCCCGGACGAGAAGCGCTTCATGCTGCACTACAATTTCCCGCCCTACAGCGTGGGCGAGGTCGGCCGCCTCGGCGGCGTCGGCCGCCGCGAGATCGGCCACGGCGCCCTCGCCGAGCGGTCCATCGCCCCCATGATGCCCAAGGATTACCCGTACACGGTCCGCGTGGTCTCCGAGATCATGGGCTCCAACGGCTCCTCCTCCATGGCCAGCATCTGCGCCGGCACCCTGGCGCTGATGGACGCGGGCGTGCCGCTGACCAAGCCGGTCGCCGGCATCTCGATCGGCCTGTTCACGGCCCCGGGCAAGGCCCAGCTGGTCACCGATATCCTGGGCGCCGAGGACCATTGCGGCGACATGGACTTCAAGGTCGCCGGCACGCGGGACGGCATCACGGGCTTCCAGGTGGACCTGAAGATCCCCGGCCTGACGTGGGAACTGGTCGCGGGCGCCTTCGCCCAGGCCAGGGCCGCGCGGTCGAAGATCCTGGACATCATGCAGGGCGCGATCGAGAAGCCGCGGCCGGACCTGTCCCCGTACGCGCCGCGGATCACCGTGCTCAAGATCAACCCCGAGAAGATCGGCGCCCTGATCGGTCCCGGCGGCAAGAACATCCGCCGCATCACCGACACCACGGGCGTGCAGATCGACATCGAGGACGACGGCAGCGTCCATATTTTCAGCGCCGACAAGGACGCGATGGACGCGGCCGTGCGCGAGGTCTCGATGGTCACGGCGGAAGCCGAGCCGGGCAAGCTCTACCAGGGCACGGTCACGGGCGTGAAGGAATTCGGCGCGTTCGTCGAGATCCTGCCCGGCCAGGAGGGCCTGGTGCACATCAGCGAACTGGCCAACTTCCGCGTCAAGCGCACCGAGGACGTCGTCAAGGTCGGCGACCTGGTCTGGGTGAAGTGCTTGAGCGTCGACGAGAGCGGCAAGATCCGCTTGAGCCGCAAGGCCGCCCTCGAGGAGAAGGACGCCAAGTCCTGATCCGGAAACGGTTGAACCACGGAGGGCACGGAGAACACGGAGAGAGCAGCCTATCCAGCCGCTGATCGTCTCCGTTCATCCTCCGTGCCTCTGTGTCCTCTGTGGTTGTTCCCCTGTTCTCGAGGCTCGAATCATGAAAGTCACCGCGTTACTCAAGCGGCGCGCCGCCGAGGTGCTGAAGCGCCTGCTCGCGGAATATCCCGACGCGGACTGCGAGCTGGACTTCTCGAATCCCCTGGAACTCGTGATGGCCGCGATCCTGTCTGCCCAGTGCACGGACAAGCGGGTCAACCTGGTCACCCCGACGCTGTTCCGGAAGTACCGGTCGGCGGCCGACTGGGCCCGGACGCCGCAGGCGACCCTGGAGAAGGAGATCCGCTCCACGGGGTTCTACCGCAACAAGGCGAAGAACATCCGTGCGCTGGGCGCCGCGCTGGCGAAGCAGTTCGGCGGCAAGTTGCCCGAAGACCTGGACACGCTCATCACGCTGCCCGGGATCGGGCGGAAGACCGCCAACCTGCTGCTGGTCTCCGCGTTCGGCAGGCCCGGGATTATCGTCGACACGCATTTCAAGCGGCTGTCCGCGCGGCTGGGATTCACCGACCACGAGGATCCCGACAAGATCGAGTTCGACCTCAAGGCCATCGTGCCGGAGAAGGACTGGGGGGCCTGGTCGCACGCGATGGTCTTCCATGGGCGGCGCTGCTGTTATGCCCGGAAGCCGGAGTGCCCGCGGTGCCCGGTCCGGGACCTGTGCCCGTCAGCCGGGAAGGTGTGATGGCGGTGACTCCGGTTTCGGTCCGAGCCGACCGGCTGGAGGCCGGTTTTCCTTGCGTTTTGCGGGGGGGCGGGTTATGCAGGCTGGCGGATGCGCTGCGGATGGCGCGAAGAGGATTTCCGAAATGAACAAGATGATAGCGATGGCCTTCGCGGCGGTGTTGTGCGGCATTCTCCCGGCGCGGGCCCAGGAGGACACCAAGCCCGTCGAAGCCGCCGAACTGATCCGCAGCCCGCAGAAATATTGGGCCCGGAGCTTCGTCTTCGCCGACACCTTGAGGACGCATCCGGCCGGCGGCCTGGTCAAGCTCGACGACCGGCGCTACGTATCTTTTTCCACGGTCACGGCCGGCAAGTGTTACGTGGCGGCGGAACTGGTGAACGCGCTGAACGACCTGCCGCTGGACCGCCGGTACCAGTTCCTCGGCACGGTGATCCAGTACGGGCGGCGTTTCTACATCATTGTCCGCGGCGTGTCCGCCTCGCTGGAGGCGGGCGAGCTGACGCTCGACTGGTCGCAGATCGCCGGCTCGCCGGCCGAGTACATGAAGAACCAGGCCCTGCGGCCGGTCTTCGACATCCTGACCCTTGCCGAGAGCGCGCACGTAGCCTACGCGGAGGAGAAGGGCGTGGCGCTGGCCGAGTTGTATGATCCCCGCTCGCCGCACTATGGGCAGGCGCTCGGCCTGATGCGAAGCACGATCATGGCGCAGGAGCAGAAGATCAAGTTGACGGCCTCGGAAATGCTGGCCGAGTACCTGTTCCAGATGCTGGTGGCCCGTCACCCGGCATCGGCGAAGCCGGCGGAGGCGGCCGTAGCCCCGGCGGCGGAGCCGTCCGCGCCGGAGTCTCCGGCCGTGGAAGCGCCCGCGCCGGCCCCGGCCGAGCCGTCCGCGACCGTCGAGCCGCCCGTGGAGGAAAAGCCCAGGCGCCTGACCCGGGCGGAGCGCCGCGAGTTGGCCCGCCAGAAGAAAGCCGCGGCGGCCGCGGAGAAGGCGGAGCAGAAGCGCCGGGCCGCCGAGCCTCCCGCGAGCGAGGAAGCTGCCGGGCTCGGGGCTCCCGTCGAGGCGACGCGGCTGGAGATCCCCGACCCTCCCGCGGAAGCGCCCGCGGCCAATCCCGAACCGGAATCGCCCGCGCCCTGAAGCAGGGATTTGCGCGCGTCAATCGCCGTGCTAGACTGAAGCCGTGTCGACCGAATCGCGCCAGCTTAGCTCAGTGGCAGAGCTACTGATTTGTAATCAGTGGGTCCCCGGTTCGAATCCGGGAGCTGGCTCCAGCCTGCTGTACGCATCCACCGGTACGATCCCCGCTTGGACGGCCCTGACGAATGTGACGGACCTCGATGACAGCAGCCTGTTCCTGCAGGCCGTCTTTGCAAACCCGTAGCCCCCGGCGGCCGGATCGTTCAGGGACGAAACGTCCTGTCCGCGCAGGGCGGGAAACCCGCGGCGTGCGCTCGCCCGTAGCGCCGTCTCGCCTCGAGGCGAGCGCCTGAACGCCCTCGGCTCGAGGGCGAGCCGGGGCTGCGGCCCTCGGAATCATCAAGCCGGCATTGAAGTTTCAGTACACGGGCAGGATCGACACCACCCGGTCCGCCAAGTGTTCCGGCGTCGGGGCCTCCCGTTCCTCCGTCGGGGAATGCTCCCGCATCGTCGTTGGAATATAGAGGCGGAACGTCGTGCCGTGGCCTTCGCGCGAGGCCACCTCGAGCCGCCCGCCCACTTCGTGCAGCAGGCGCACCGTGACCGACAGGCCGAGGCCGTGTCCCGGTCCGCTCCGGCCGGGATCCTTCCCTCGCCCCGGCAGGAAGATGTCCCGCAGCCGCTCCGCCGCGATTCCGCAACCGGTGTCGGCGACCTGCAGGACCAGGTAGCCGTTGTCCGCGCGCAGGTCCACCTCGATGCCGCCGGCGGTCGTGTGCCGGCAGGCGTTGGTCAGGAGATTGTCCGTGATGCGGTCCAGGACCAGGGCGTCCCCCGTGATATGGTCGGGCGCGCCGGGCGCCACGGTGACGCGCACCCGGAGGGGCGCGCCGAGCGTCAGGGCGCGCAGCAGCGCCTCGATGCGCCGGGCCAGCCGGAGGACCGGGATGGGTTCGAGCGTGATGCGCGTCATGCTCGCATCCTCCCGCATGCGGTTGATGAGCTGTTCGAGCATCCGGTCCATCCGGTCCACCGCGCCGGCGAGCACTTGGACCCGGTCTTCGTCGGTCCAATCCAGGCGGCCTTCGGCGGCGAGCCGGGCCATCAGGCGCAGGGCCGTCAGCGGGCTGCGCATGTCATGGCCCAGGCCGCGCATGTCGCTGGCCAGGACGGATTGCATCTGGTTCAGATGGGCGATCATGTTCTGCAGCGAATCCGTGCGGTCCTGGAGTTGCCGCTCCAGTTCGCGGGTCCACCGGGCCTGGTTCTCCCGCAAGGCGGAAATCTCGCGCCGCGCCGCCGACTCCTGATCCGCGAGTTTCTGGATCGCTTCCTGGCTTTCCCGGGCGAACAGGAGTTGGGCCTGGTAAACGCGCCG containing:
- a CDS encoding HAMP domain-containing histidine kinase, translated to MHDQTPAPVPVPEAEEWILGCLQSLAKYVRDHWGPDALETLARDGGLRVRDIEEGRLWISTETTGRFCEAVFERLDRNEAAFRAAIGYKLNESYGAYRFVLWALSPGRVTRQAALNMHLVSRVSKYEIMEEGPGFHRYRYYNTRNQKESRTLCLMRQANFQTMPTFWGLPPARLEEAACIARGDPYCEYIGHYVAGHSWTLPVAGALAGFLALWLAHQWWPAACPAALAGALGGLLLGLHLDRRRVYQAQLLFARESQEAIQKLADQESAARREISALRENQARWTRELERQLQDRTDSLQNMIAHLNQMQSVLASDMRGLGHDMRSPLTALRLMARLAAEGRLDWTDEDRVQVLAGAVDRMDRMLEQLINRMREDASMTRITLEPIPVLRLARRIEALLRALTLGAPLRVRVTVAPGAPDHITGDALVLDRITDNLLTNACRHTTAGGIEVDLRADNGYLVLQVADTGCGIAAERLRDIFLPGRGKDPGRSGPGHGLGLSVTVRLLHEVGGRLEVASREGHGTTFRLYIPTTMREHSPTEEREAPTPEHLADRVVSILPVY
- the nth gene encoding endonuclease III, with amino-acid sequence MKVTALLKRRAAEVLKRLLAEYPDADCELDFSNPLELVMAAILSAQCTDKRVNLVTPTLFRKYRSAADWARTPQATLEKEIRSTGFYRNKAKNIRALGAALAKQFGGKLPEDLDTLITLPGIGRKTANLLLVSAFGRPGIIVDTHFKRLSARLGFTDHEDPDKIEFDLKAIVPEKDWGAWSHAMVFHGRRCCYARKPECPRCPVRDLCPSAGKV
- a CDS encoding polyribonucleotide nucleotidyltransferase; protein product: MKQQKHVDVAVGGKTIRFESGVLAQQAAGAATCRLGDTVVFSAVTTGKSKREGIDFFPLQVEFREKTYAAGRFPGGYFKREARPSEKEILTARMTDRPIRPLFPEGFFDEVQVNNAMLCADGENESDIPCINAASAALTLSELPFRGPVGAVRVGRIDGQFVLNPTHSEIEKSDLNLIYVASRDLPLMIEGTAQEISDADIVAAMKFGHEAVVKLVDAQLELRRLFGLPEKKIQDKPVPEDILQKARELAAADIAQALDIDDKQTRGARLAEIGDALKAKLLEGKPDLDDVTWKRTFDSLEIECVRSLVLDKGRRIGGRAFDQLRPLHAEVGLLPRTHGSALFSRGETQALATITLGTGSDAQEMDALTGGPDEKRFMLHYNFPPYSVGEVGRLGGVGRREIGHGALAERSIAPMMPKDYPYTVRVVSEIMGSNGSSSMASICAGTLALMDAGVPLTKPVAGISIGLFTAPGKAQLVTDILGAEDHCGDMDFKVAGTRDGITGFQVDLKIPGLTWELVAGAFAQARAARSKILDIMQGAIEKPRPDLSPYAPRITVLKINPEKIGALIGPGGKNIRRITDTTGVQIDIEDDGSVHIFSADKDAMDAAVREVSMVTAEAEPGKLYQGTVTGVKEFGAFVEILPGQEGLVHISELANFRVKRTEDVVKVGDLVWVKCLSVDESGKIRLSRKAALEEKDAKS